From Falco naumanni isolate bFalNau1 chromosome 4, bFalNau1.pat, whole genome shotgun sequence:
aaaaattatcacatGATGGCTCCAGATACAGAGGCTTTTAAACAGAGTAGCACTTAATGGTCACACAAAACAAGTCAGCtggttctgcagcagcaggagtgaaGAAATACAGCAAGTGGAGCTCACTCACTTCTAATCTAGGCAAACACAAGTCACTTGCTTTTCACTCCTTTCTCTGGGTCATCTACCATGTCAGAGCGCAGGTCACTGCCCCCTCATCCTTGGATTGGGGAAACCTCTTTAGAGGGTGCCCAAGAGGCTATTCAAGAGGACTGAATGGGATACAGTCTCAGAGTTGTAGCAGGAAGCAGCTCTCTCCTATTTACTCGTTCAAAACCCTTATCAGGGCAGAAAGGCTGCAAGCAAATTAAAAGTAGCCTAAATACAAAGGATTAGTTCTTAAAAGGCCATAATGAATTACAATGCATAAGTGCACTGTTACCATGCACTTACCTTGAAGTATATTCTGTAAGACTGTAAAACAGCTTAATCAGTGATGAATAGTAAGCTGCCTGTTGGGACCTCAGCTTTTAAAGCTCTGCATTGCAAACAAAAAGGACTCCTCTCACCCAGGTTGTTTGTTCATAAATTATTCACTAGGTGGTTTCTTGTACCTTTCTTTAGGACTTCTGGTATCAGACACACACAGTTTTGAGAGACACACTTCATTCTTActctccacagcttctcccaCCTGTATTTCCACACCTACCACAAAGGAAAGACATCACACAAGTGCCCAGGGTGATGTCTAGAGTAAGAGCTCTCATGGCAGAAATGAAAGGCACCTCTCCTTCCAGCTGTTTATAGCACTGTAACATTTCACCAGCATCTGTGGTTGTGGTCTGGTAAATCCATCATGCCACGATAAAGCAATTATCTCCCTAAGCTCCTATATGACGGAGCTTGCACTGTTAATTACGAAGGCAGACTTGTGTTTCTGTAGCACAGACAACTTATtagttattttgtttcattatgtTTGGCCCCTTTTCCCTTCagaactttcagaaaaattaatggatACAGTGGGGGATGTATCCTGCCATGAGGTTTTGTTACACTGTGTCAAGACTGTAGGAAATAGCTAGATGTTTTTGTTAGAACAGCTCACCAAGGGAGAACTGTGAAACTGGCAGGTAGAAGACTGGATGCTGAAGCAGCAAAAACCAAAATCCAGTTCCACCCACATTAACAAACCCCATGAACCACCTCAGTGACTAGCAGAAACAAGGGCCAGGTGAAGAGCAGACTGCCCTCTGCATTGTAAACAGTTACAAGTAAAGACAACCAGTATCCTCATGCTGCCTAACTCCTAACAGGTTAACTTACAGGCATAGTaggaacagagcagagcaaaggtTATACCAACAAAAAGTATGCTTTTGCTCCTTGGAGTTAAGCTTACTCAGCTGAAAGAGGCATGCAAATTGGTTTTGCTGGCATGCCAGTATCTTTACACCGGTCGAGTGTACCAGAGTACcggagacagaaagaaataggTAGAGACTATAGCTAAGGGCAGCACCACAATTACTTTCTACTCAGGAAGAAATTTAGAGCAGAGTGGCAAGAGGCAGGAGAACATTCTTTGCTTGAACTATAAACTGCACAATGATGCTATCCTTTTGAACAACAGCCTATAACACATTCAGTGGGTATCTCTTTCACTGACCTGATAAAATACATCACTCAGGGCCAAGAGGTTCACTGACACCTCAGTATTTTCCACTAGGAACCTGATGCAAATTAACATCAAATAGCAAGTGCTATCATGACAGCATACAGGAAAACATTAGAAAGACTTCTAAAACAGCAACTCTCTCCTGTGGGGgtgaataataattaaaaaattattctacaCATTTGAGTAAAACCAGCAATTACAACAACAGTGAAAAATCTTCTCTCTACTATAGGGCAAACTACCATTTAACAATCTGCCCCACAaacctcctcctccaccaccatGCCAACACTAAAGGACCTCTGTGAGGCTTTGTTTCAGGTAATCCTCAAGCAACCAAGCCAAATTCAAGTACACAATGAGTCCTTCGCAGAGGGCTCACTAATATCAAAAACTACCTGGATGCTGGCTCACTTCAGAAGGATTTTGTTACTTGAAGCCTCAAGACGGGTTTTGCACCCAGCAAGACTTTGCACTTGCTAAGAGAACAGGGAAGCAGGTTTGCCTCCTTGGCCTGCTACTGCCAGCTGTCCAGTTTCACCCAAGAGTCACAACATATTAGTGCCAATAAACTCTGATTTCAACTGCTTTCTCCAGGTATTTCAAAGCTGTTGTAACAGCGTAACATGGTGTACATAGAGGTTCCTTTAGTAAAAGAAGGAAGGTTTAATTTGGTTTCTATTCACGGCTACTAGTCACGTCTTCACAAAACAGCATACACCCAAAGAGGTACAGGTCTGTACACAAGGTGCCTCTGAAGTAACAAACAATTCAGTTGAATAGGACTGGTGAAAGAAAGATTTAAGTTCCACTGAAGCCCTTCTAAGGTGCTGAAATTAATCTcttggaaaagacaaaaatgacaAGGGCACAACAGCAACTGTGCTTTAAATGAACTTTTTTAATCAGGATGGATACAATTAATATACTGCAAGCCAGTTAAcaattttctctgaaatcttATTACCTTACTGAATAAATTAATGGccagctgaacaaaaaaaaaaccacccaaggATTAAGTAAAGCTATTGCAAATCCCTTGAGGAGCCCTCCCGCTGCTACAGTTACTGCTTTCACTGATACACACCCAAAAATGTATTGTTATGATTCTTTCATTTCTCCAATGCCTCCACTGCAGCATCTGCAATATTTCAATGACTAACTCATTTAATGACTTATAGTCCATTATCAGGTGGGCAGCTCTTTGGTAAAGGTGTGGCAACagattctttgctttctgtcaatGCTCGTGGCTGATGGACAAAAACACTGAACCTGACACCTTGGTTAGCCGCTGCCCTCACAAAACCACTGTTTGCAGTCATGGTGATGGCTTTTAAAGTGTCTCCTGTTCCAAAAATGGTTAGAGAACGGCTGTTGATTTTTGAACTAGCTACTAGTCCTAAGGCACGGTCAGACGGCTGATCTGGCACCACATTAATTCTTTTAATAAGCAATGCAGCTCGCTCTTTCTCCCCAGGTCCTCCCAGTGTTTCTAAGATGGACTGAAAATCTCTGACAGCAGATTCACAGGCGAAGAGCTCTTTCCCCTCCATGAACTCCTCCAGCTGAGGCAGGactctctccttcctctcctgggCTGCTTGCTCCGttaacactttttctttgaagatgaaGTAGCAGCCACCATAGCTCAGAGCAGAGACATAGGTTATTAAGGTAGTGATGTCCAAGTTAACTCTACTGCACGTGTTTACTTTGATCTGGGTTGGAAAAGCAATGCTGGCCACTAGATTCTCCCGGTCTACTCTGGTCACCTGCAGGAGTTCAGGGCCTTCTTCATCTGATTCACTGGCACTAAGGTGCTTGTTTTCTGTAGATGGCTCTGCCAGTGAATTCACAGCAACAATGTCTCCTCGCACAGATATTCCCATCTCCTTGAGTCTCTCTGCCATAGGACTGGACACGCTGTTGTAGAATGCAAAGATTATGTGGGGATTGCTGTACTCCACTGGCTGCTGATGGCTTGCCTGCAGGAAGTCCTCTGCCTGCTCAATGATGCTTTTGTCACCATACTGGCCTCTCCCCAACCAGATGTTATGCAGAGCCTCAGCCTTCCGACCAATGGCCTTCACCCACGTGTGACCTCCATTTGCAACAACATCTACCACCAGTGTCTGTTTGTCTCCAAACCTGTCCTCATAAGTAAAGACATGCAGGACACTGACAACGTCCTCCAGGTTCTCTGCTGACTGAATAATGGCTTGGAGATGGGTAAGGTTCGTACTCTGCAGATGGGATTCTTTAATGGCCACCTTCCCTGCCTCCACCTTGTGTAAGAAGTTTAATTCGGCCTTCAGTTTGCCACATAGTTTTGCCCCACCTtccactttccttttctgtgactTGGAAAGGGCTTCCGCTCTCTTGATCAATTCTTTGGCAACAGCAATCCTTTCACAAAGCAGCGACTGCACAGACATGTTGGAAACATTATTCCTACCAAGtgacagcaaaagagaaaactgttATTGCATGACCAAGAATAAAAACAGTCAAAAGAGGTCTTTGCAACAGCATACTCTGGAGCTTTGCAGTAGATTTAGTGCAATAGCTACCACTATTGTAAAGCACAAGCATCAGGAACCTCAGCACAAGTTCCACTGAAGAGTTCAATTCCTTTCCTTTGCCTCTGGGGGTCCAGCCTGCAGCCTCAGAAGACCTCTGTTCTCAGCAAGGGAGAACAGCAGCTTTCAAGTCTCCATACGCCCCTtgtaattttttgctttttgcacaCACACGTGAGCCCTTCACCGAGTTAGTCACTTAGTAAGACCGCAACTCTCACAGGTCATTTGGAAAAGCTGCCATTCAGAGCAAAATTAGAAATCCTGTTGATGCTTTAGGCAAATCTTGCCTCTCCCTCTCACCACAGTTACCATTAACATATAAAAACTAGCCACCATGCTTACAGGCACACATAAGAACTGTGAAGTCTGGCTCCCAGCAAGTATTTTAACACAGCATAGAGGAAGCCCACTGTATTTTACAATTACAGGCAGCACAGATCTGTCCTCTCCAGCTTCCAACCTACCCTGCACAACTCAGTGAATGAGCCCCTAACAACCTCCTGGCAAAGTTTCAACATCACACAGCATCATAACAGACTACAATTCATAATTCTAGAGCCAGGAGGATCTAGAAACCTCTGCGTTTTCTAGTTCTACTAAAAATTTCCTGCGTTGCATCCAGTTAAGACTATTCCTTTGCATCCATATTACTTTAGTATACATTCCTAAGAAAAGCATGATAGGAATTACTTAACTGAATGTGGgctggttttgaaaaatgtagGATTCAATACCACACAGAAGACAATTACCACTTTTTATGACAGGCGGTAAACTGCCACTATGAGCAGTGAAATGAATCAATTTTGACTCCCAAGTACAGACACATGCTCCTGTAATCTTGTCCCAAGCTGAGTGTTGAAGCAAACTGGCATTAAAGGGAAAGACAAACACAGCTTGAGCTGAAAAGGAGCAACAGCATGCGGCCTGTGTCCTATCACAGGCTCTGCCTGTACAAACCCGCAGCCTGGGTCTTCAAGCAATTGAAAATACCCTTGCATTAAGCACAAGATCAAATACAGTCAGCATTAACTGCTATTGGCATGGTCAAGGCCCAGCATCCCCCAGATCTCCCCCTTCTTCTCAACTAAGCAGCCTAACGGCTTCCAACATGACCCACCAGCTCTCTCCTGGGTCAGGGCAGCCACTGGCATCAGCCCTTCCCTCCAGAGTCCTCACCATCGCCACAGGTTTACTCTTATACGTAAAACGAGTAAAACCCCGCGGTTACTGCTTTGGCACCTCTCACCACAACACTTTCAACTTCTACACACATAAAAAGTCTTCAAGACAAAGCTTGCTTCCAGTTTTTCAGTGgaagtaaggaaaaaacccacaagcccAACTATTACTTCAGCACAACTGCGAGGCGGCCTCACTACCAAGCACAAAGCCTCAGAAGAGGAACTACTCCTTCAGATGAAGGCCCTAACACAAACGCTCGCCGTTATACGGAGCCCGCCAGCCCGCGCGCCCCGGCCCCTCATCCCCTGCGCTACCCCGCACCTCCCCTCGGCGGCGACCGCCGCCCCTCCCCGCACGCTGCCCCGCCCCTTCCCACCGCTCCGCCATCACGTGAGAGCGGCGCCGGGGAGGCCGCGGCGCCATCTTAGGTGAGGGCAGGGTGCCCTCGGCGCTTGCCCCAGGCCCGTCCCGGCGATGCGGGCGGACCCTCggcggccggccccggcgcgtTGCTCTCAGCCCACACGCCTTCCCCGGCAGGGCGGCAGCGGGACTCGGCGGGCTGCCCCCCCTCCGCAGGCACCCCCGGGGCGCTACCAGCCGCCAAggctccccctccccagacaCCCCCGGGGCGCTACCAGCACCTCTCCGGGCGCTCCCGagccccgctccctccccgGCACCCGCAGCCCGTACTTACAGCCCGGCGGCGGCCACCTGCGCCCCGGATAGCGGCAGGAGCCCCAGGCCGGCGCGGTTCGGCCCGGCCCAGCACCtcccgcggggccgccgggcgGGGACAGCGCCGCACCCGCCTCGCCGCCggccccagccctccccggcGCGGGGCCTCAACTAAACACGCGTATTTCATACCGACAAGCCTTTAAGGAGCAAGGACATTACCTGAGGCCGGAGACCTGCCAGCCTCGGGCTTTAACTTCCAGCTGGGTAGAAAAAAACACGGCGCGTCGGGTCCGCGAAGTTCAGGTAACAACATCGGGCCCTGAGACCATCCGGCGCCAAACGCGAGCCGGTGCCCGCCGCGCGTTACTGCATCCCCGCGGCCTCCGGCCTCCCCCcgctgcagcactgctcccgGCCAGGCCCCCCTTCCTCCGCCTAGCCGCAGCTGGCCACCGGTGCCTACCGCCAGGAACTCTCTCTGCTTGTCCCGATGACTGCACACCACCTGCGAAGCGACAGTAGCCAAATCAAGTACAAACCTGCACTTCTTCCTTCTGTCGTATTGGAACCTACTGAAAGAATGAACCGCATGGAATAGTGATACTGCTCCCAGATCCCGATCCTACTAGTTAAATAAAGCCCAAGGAAATTCTGTTCTCTTAAGCATCCCTGTCCCGAGTTCCTCCTTAGCAGATCAAGATGCAAATCAAGAACATTACCTCCTTTAAGTGACCAGTGTCTCTTTTTCCAGCTGACTGCATTAGGAAAGTCCTAGTTGATGGCCAGCTGAAGTAATCAAGCTTTTATAATTTGTTGTTTCTCATAAATGAACTGTATTGGTCAGCTTTATTCCCCACCTGCCACACTTCATACagtgattttataaaatacaaagctAGCATCGTATAGCTAAAAAAAGAACTGCACTTTTTGAAAATGACCGCAACATCAGTTTGTTACTTCATTGCACTAGTATCTCTCACTGCTGAAGTGAGAAATacatttccaaattaaaattactatttacTTAAATCCCAAGGATTTTGAATAGAGATGTAAATTAGTTCCTTGCAGTTTAAAGGCTCCCTTTAAGTACTAGATACAATGTAGTTACTATTCTAAGCAATTGACATAACCATTTTCTGAAGTACATAACCTACATTTTCTCATATAGAAAActcctttaaatatttatatagcattaaaaaaagaatgggTATAAATTTTCTAAATTGAAGATGTAGTAATATAAAATTCTCCAGTTTCAACTCCTAGTTGTTTCTCTAGAAGAATCGGAGCATGAACTGGTTTTCAGAGTAAAATACTCGAAAAGTGATCTGGAGTGTATCTTAATGCATTGTTTGGacatagcttttatttctgacattaagaaaaaaacttaatttaTGGCAAGTGTCAGAAATTCTTATTTATCTAATGGTAACATAAAACATCAGACAACAGACACTGAAAAGAACAGATTAGCTTACACACTGCTTACTACAGACTAACTACATAACTACAGCTGGCTACCATGTAACTTGTCAGGCTGCTCCCATACCTGCTTAACCTTAACTACAAGCAGAGTGATCCAGCTATTGCTCCCAGTTCATTATTgactgctttaaaagaaaatcagcaaacAGTAGAACGGTTAAAagcctgcttttaaaaaacagacttCTGCTGAAAATAGTACatatatttattctgtttcttttgcagtaAGTTTTGTGTATCAATATAGCCTGAATTACTCTACACATGTAACAAATGTATTGATACAAACACCCACACATTAAGTGTTCTGTTCATTACTGCACCTTCAGAGTTACCTTGCAAGTTGGAAAATACTTCAGCACAATTCAAGGGATAAAGTAATTACATTATATATTCTCATCTTGCTGTTGAATTTTTATTGACTGTGATAAATACATTTAGTTTTCAGTTATTACTTCCATTATTTCTAACAATATTTCAGGGTTGGAAAGGTGCAATTTCTAGGGCCACAAAAATAACACAGTAGAAAACAAGTTCTTGAGACACAAGGacagagcagagatgctccagtaGATAGATGACAGGTCACACTGAAATGGTTCTGCCTCTTTGTGAAAGTACATGATCTGTAACACCAGATAACGCCTGTTTTGGAAGTTACTTAACATTTAAACAATATTCCAAAGTGAAAAAATTATCCTGTCCACTCaacatttaaattctttaagAGAAGGTCTAACATGAGTTTATCATGGCTGTATGTGGAAGATTCTGTTTCCTCAACAATAAAGATACTGAAGTCTCAGCTTTTTGCAGATAAACAAGCTGTGATTAGAGAGACACAGAGACACCTTCCCCCAGAACTGTGGCCttcaaattttattctttagcCTTTTTCAAGCTGTCattataattttacattttgtacAGCATTTTGTGTACAAAGATTCCATGTATCAAGGGAATTACCTGTAATAAGATTCCATGTATTAGGACTGTTGCATTTGCATccatgatatttaaaaaatctctCAGACAAACCATGTACAAATACATATGcaaaaactgcaaacaaaaacatttaagtagccaaaattaaaaagaccTTTGTGTGAATCACACAGTCTTGCTGGTTTCTACTAGGCTATTGCAGCCAAGTAGTCCTTAACCTCAGTTGGAGATAGCCTCCTAAAACCAGCTTCATTACAGATGCCGACTTCAATGTTGTCTTCTGTCATTTGCCCTTCAAAGCTCtcctattaaagaaaaaactgttcAGTGAATCATCAGTGATGTCATAAGAGTAATGAACTTACTTCTCAAGTATTTTGCTAACCTTTAGTGTTAAGATAGCTGTATGAATGGCATCTTCAAGCTCCAGATCTTCATTGTATCTGTAAATAGAAGTTCATGGGACAACTATCTTTCCAAATCCTAATAAACCTGGAGTTtctaaaaacccaaacactacTAAAATCTTCTATTTCTTATACCAATATTATTTGTAAGCACTGTGAAATTAATAGTCAACATTATTTGAATAATatatttgaaatctgaaaagtgTCACTACTGTACAGAACAATATTTTTGCAAGTATGTTTAATATAGTGTTTATTGCACTGAAATAATTCTCCATAAACACAGAAGTTTGAGTTTAAATACAACAAATTTCCTGTGCATGTATAAATAAGAAACTGGAAGCATCTTATCTTAAGTATTTTAAGATTATCAgaacaaagttttaaaagtgtgcattttttttgcagttttaacATGGAACCTGAACAAAACAGAGTATCCTTCCCGACAAGTATCAAATACATTACCTTTTCTCAAGGAATGTTTTCCCATTGACGTAGTTTTTGCCCATCGCTGTTGCTTTCCACGCAAAGTAAGCTCCCTGTAAAAGCAATAATCCATTGAATTGTTCTGCGTGATTTGGTCAGACATGTATTCAGTTACTTGGTAAAAAGTATGGAAGCAATTATGAACACACAATGTTCAGAGAATATAGGAGACTGTTTTGGATCACATTCAGACTAATTTGATATGGAAACATATGTTGTGAAAATGTACAGAACATTTGTACAGGGTTCCACCTGTTTTCATCCTCTCActactttgaaaaatgaattaagTTATTAGCATAGTTTTGATTTGGGATTACTTAAACAGAAATAGTACGTTTGCCCTTGAGAATGAACACAGTCAGATCTTTCCTCAGGTTCACcccttatattttttttaagattaagtACTGTAAACAACTTGCTCCAAATCAGCCATCTGATTTATCTTAGGTACTACTAGGCTATTTAGCCACCACTTCTTTCCTCTGGCATGAAGGCCATCAGCAGCTCTATGCCTCAATCAAGCTGCCTTACACAGGGCacctgcattttgctttttacatttcagcACCAGGTAATAATTCAAATTTCTGAAGCTTATCAATGATCACTACAATAACCACATTTTCTGTCAGATGTAAAGCATTACAACTCACACATGCATCAAAGGATAGTTTTTCAGATATGCAGtgcaaacagcaaataaagTCACTTAGTATTTAATTACAGTGGTTAATTTAAAGCATATGCATTAGATTTCACAGTGCAACAGAATTTGGCCTAACTTCCACCCAGTTTAGGGAATGACTATTTGAGCAGCATAAgcagtcaatttttttttcctggtacctgctgcacctgcagtgctgctcttaCTGGCACTACCAACTAAGTGGGAAGGCATGAA
This genomic window contains:
- the C4H7orf25 gene encoding UPF0415 protein C7orf25 homolog isoform X1, translating into MRFILSVGSNTTEGRSAGLYLIWLLSLRRWCAVIGTSRESSWRNNVSNMSVQSLLCERIAVAKELIKRAEALSKSQKRKVEGGAKLCGKLKAELNFLHKVEAGKVAIKESHLQSTNLTHLQAIIQSAENLEDVVSVLHVFTYEDRFGDKQTLVVDVVANGGHTWVKAIGRKAEALHNIWLGRGQYGDKSIIEQAEDFLQASHQQPVEYSNPHIIFAFYNSVSSPMAERLKEMGISVRGDIVAVNSLAEPSTENKHLSASESDEEGPELLQVTRVDRENLVASIAFPTQIKVNTCSRVNLDITTLITYVSALSYGGCYFIFKEKVLTEQAAQERKERVLPQLEEFMEGKELFACESAVRDFQSILETLGGPGEKERAALLIKRINVVPDQPSDRALGLVASSKINSRSLTIFGTGDTLKAITMTANSGFVRAAANQGVRFSVFVHQPRALTESKESVATPLPKSCPPDNGL
- the C4H7orf25 gene encoding UPF0415 protein C7orf25 homolog isoform X2 codes for the protein MSVQSLLCERIAVAKELIKRAEALSKSQKRKVEGGAKLCGKLKAELNFLHKVEAGKVAIKESHLQSTNLTHLQAIIQSAENLEDVVSVLHVFTYEDRFGDKQTLVVDVVANGGHTWVKAIGRKAEALHNIWLGRGQYGDKSIIEQAEDFLQASHQQPVEYSNPHIIFAFYNSVSSPMAERLKEMGISVRGDIVAVNSLAEPSTENKHLSASESDEEGPELLQVTRVDRENLVASIAFPTQIKVNTCSRVNLDITTLITYVSALSYGGCYFIFKEKVLTEQAAQERKERVLPQLEEFMEGKELFACESAVRDFQSILETLGGPGEKERAALLIKRINVVPDQPSDRALGLVASSKINSRSLTIFGTGDTLKAITMTANSGFVRAAANQGVRFSVFVHQPRALTESKESVATPLPKSCPPDNGL